From Thalassotalea euphylliae, the proteins below share one genomic window:
- a CDS encoding DinB family protein, whose protein sequence is MQRDFVATIQQGIDFLSGLSQTQYTTVPDGFLSAIGGHIRHIVDHFVALEFALESSLVNYELRQRNSPMERDLAQALARLEQLKTWLSALPDSVFTQSVEVQADVGIGTDNVMSVQSTFGRELMFACSHAIHHYATMKAIHLTFGGESSVQFGLAPSTASYMRQQDSTQS, encoded by the coding sequence GTGCAGCGTGATTTTGTCGCAACGATACAACAAGGTATCGATTTTCTATCTGGTTTGAGTCAAACACAGTACACAACTGTTCCTGATGGTTTTTTAAGTGCAATAGGTGGTCATATCCGCCATATTGTTGATCACTTTGTGGCGTTGGAATTTGCACTGGAAAGTTCGTTGGTCAATTACGAATTACGCCAACGCAACAGCCCGATGGAACGTGATTTAGCCCAAGCGTTAGCGCGCCTTGAACAACTAAAAACATGGCTTTCAGCCTTACCAGACAGCGTTTTTACCCAGTCAGTAGAAGTGCAAGCCGATGTGGGAATTGGTACTGACAATGTCATGTCTGTGCAAAGTACCTTTGGCCGCGAGTTAATGTTTGCTTGTAGTCATGCCATTCATCATTACGCCACCATGAAGGCGATTCATTTGACCTTTGGTGGTGAATCTTCCGTGCAATTTGGCCTAGCGCCATCAACTGCCAGTTACATGCGCCAACAAGATAGCACTCAGTCATAG
- a CDS encoding NRDE family protein, with product MCTLSWQLEPNGYQVYFNRDEQRSRAIAQPVTFHTELCAAYPVDPQGGGTWIALTQAGGCLCLLNNYQAQAVYQPRDAISRGEIILRLLAQINQQAQHSDKIDDLASLIAQLPLARFSPFVLCYFPADLNQQQGQVQHLVWDGKQLSNLPARNPLTSSGLDFPAVSTARYQYFDEIKPQSTQVHLDYHASHQPERSAFSVCMHRADAHTVSFSHIKVVSGKTVVFDYYQGSPCQSIANPAAKTQINLTSQ from the coding sequence TTGTGTACATTAAGTTGGCAACTTGAGCCAAATGGCTATCAAGTTTATTTTAATCGCGATGAACAGCGCAGCCGCGCTATTGCACAACCTGTCACTTTCCATACTGAATTATGCGCCGCATATCCCGTTGATCCACAAGGCGGTGGCACGTGGATCGCACTAACTCAAGCGGGAGGCTGTTTGTGTTTACTAAATAACTACCAAGCGCAGGCGGTATATCAGCCCCGTGATGCGATTAGTCGAGGTGAAATTATTCTGCGTTTATTGGCGCAAATAAACCAGCAAGCTCAGCATAGCGACAAAATCGATGATCTTGCGAGCTTAATTGCTCAGTTGCCGTTAGCGCGCTTTTCACCCTTTGTATTGTGTTATTTCCCTGCGGATTTAAACCAGCAGCAAGGGCAAGTTCAGCACTTAGTGTGGGATGGCAAGCAGCTCAGCAACTTACCAGCGCGTAATCCATTAACCTCGTCAGGGTTAGATTTTCCGGCGGTGAGTACTGCCCGTTATCAGTATTTTGATGAGATTAAACCACAAAGCACCCAAGTACATCTGGATTATCATGCCAGTCATCAACCTGAGCGCAGTGCTTTTTCGGTTTGCATGCATCGCGCAGACGCACATACGGTGAGCTTTAGCCATATAAAAGTCGTCAGCGGTAAAACTGTAGTGTTTGATTACTATCAAGGCAGCCCTTGTCAAAGTATTGCTAATCCAGCAGCTAAAACGCAAATCAATCTAACCTCGCAATAG
- a CDS encoding lysophospholipid acyltransferase family protein, which yields MTVKNSAIKHRLKKKNGNYQLSIRNVIANKGLLKPVYWLAPLIDRLVGLKQLDNMYQDNQFEGLDKAAFTKKFISTFALDLQVSAQSLAQIPKTGPAIVVANHPFGGVEGVALAHLLSDIRPDIKILANRGLSIFPELAPYFIFTNPLKSNAKGNSQSLKACLKHLKSDGLVVLFPAGRVSYPKDKHSPVSDHEWHRMVAMLAQKCKCPVFPVHIGGQNRPIFYRMGLIYFRFRLLMLIREMIHSQGKTIPITIGKAINNMTHKALNNKSDQQLTDLTRLLTYLQDPALVQHWPERVNPEMQAIAPAISPDVMAEEIAQLPESQHLASFKSLSTYYAKRAQVPNIIEEIRRLREANFRLVDEGSGQPQDGDDFDDSYVHLFIFDRDNKQIVGAYRMGQSDELLADKQSNGIYLANMFNFNSEFINQQAPCLEMGRSFLIAEQQKSFHGLLLLFKGIGAFAKQFPRYRTLYGTVSLSTQYQPLSVMLIEQFLVAPAHRQGVAAKKPFAHKVPYELNEYLTQYGSDIDVLDWLVSQIEPDGKGLPVLVKQYHQLGAKFHCVAIDPNFANTPGLLLSVHLPDTPEKLLKLYLGKDYQDYLNFSEG from the coding sequence ATGACAGTAAAAAACTCCGCAATAAAACATCGCCTCAAAAAGAAAAACGGCAACTATCAATTGTCGATTAGAAACGTTATTGCTAATAAAGGGCTACTCAAACCCGTTTATTGGCTCGCCCCGTTAATAGATCGTCTTGTTGGCCTCAAACAGCTTGATAACATGTATCAAGACAATCAATTTGAAGGGTTAGACAAGGCGGCTTTTACCAAAAAATTTATCAGTACCTTTGCGCTTGATTTGCAAGTATCCGCGCAGTCACTTGCACAAATTCCCAAAACTGGCCCTGCGATTGTGGTTGCCAACCACCCATTTGGCGGTGTTGAAGGGGTCGCACTCGCGCACTTGTTAAGTGATATACGGCCGGATATAAAGATTTTAGCGAATCGCGGCTTATCTATTTTCCCCGAACTCGCGCCATATTTTATCTTTACCAATCCACTTAAAAGCAATGCCAAAGGTAACAGCCAGTCTTTAAAAGCGTGCCTGAAACACCTCAAAAGTGACGGCTTGGTGGTTTTGTTTCCCGCTGGCCGAGTGAGTTACCCAAAAGATAAACACAGCCCGGTCAGCGATCACGAGTGGCATCGCATGGTTGCTATGCTCGCGCAAAAATGCAAATGCCCGGTTTTTCCTGTGCATATTGGCGGCCAAAACCGCCCTATTTTTTATCGCATGGGGTTAATCTATTTCCGTTTCCGTCTGCTAATGTTGATCAGGGAAATGATCCACAGCCAAGGCAAAACCATTCCAATTACTATCGGTAAAGCAATTAATAACATGACTCATAAAGCGTTAAACAATAAATCAGATCAACAACTAACTGATCTCACTCGCCTGCTCACCTATTTGCAAGATCCTGCACTGGTTCAACACTGGCCTGAGCGCGTTAATCCTGAAATGCAAGCCATCGCCCCAGCAATATCACCGGATGTAATGGCTGAAGAGATTGCGCAATTGCCTGAGTCACAGCACCTGGCAAGCTTTAAAAGCCTTAGCACTTACTACGCAAAACGCGCACAAGTGCCGAATATCATCGAAGAAATTAGACGATTACGGGAAGCAAACTTTCGTTTGGTTGATGAAGGCAGCGGCCAGCCGCAAGACGGTGACGATTTTGATGACAGCTATGTGCACTTATTTATTTTTGATCGCGACAACAAGCAAATTGTCGGTGCTTATCGCATGGGGCAGTCAGACGAGTTATTAGCTGATAAGCAATCGAACGGTATTTACCTCGCCAATATGTTTAATTTTAATAGCGAGTTTATTAACCAGCAGGCACCGTGTTTAGAAATGGGACGCTCGTTTTTAATTGCTGAGCAACAAAAGAGTTTCCATGGTTTGCTATTACTATTTAAGGGCATTGGCGCGTTCGCTAAGCAGTTCCCTCGTTACCGCACCTTATATGGCACAGTATCACTGAGTACACAATATCAACCACTGAGTGTCATGTTGATTGAACAGTTTTTAGTTGCACCAGCACATCGCCAAGGAGTAGCGGCGAAAAAGCCATTTGCGCACAAAGTGCCTTACGAGCTGAATGAATACTTAACCCAATATGGCAGTGATATTGACGTGTTAGACTGGCTAGTGAGCCAAATTGAACCTGATGGCAAAGGCTTACCTGTGTTAGTTAAACAATACCATCAGCTGGGGGCTAAATTTCACTGTGTGGCGATCGATCCAAATTTTGCGAATACACCAGGGCTATTGCTGAGCGTTCACTTGCCAGACACGCCAGAAAAATTGCTAAAACTCTATTTAGGCAAAGATTACCAAGACTACTTAAATTTTAGTGAAGGTTAA
- a CDS encoding metalloregulator ArsR/SmtB family transcription factor, with amino-acid sequence MNQAQKLSKSNHSTDAQQPKQRVLFLCTGNSARSQMAEVILRAKAGDTFDVFSAGTQPEGIDERTLATLAKFGLGTQGLRSKSLSEIAALEFDYVITLCDQAMQECRSFETKGEQIAWDFPDPKARLGVEPFTTTFTEINNRIEMFLVLNDQSSTTREPKNAAPVALEPISFYKCLTDDIRLKTLLLTNYFGEICVCELMEALDEESQPKVSRNLAVLKKAGVLTARKNGQWVFYRINPDIPLWAKQVISQTLEHNVDLIRPDLTRLTTMENRPDKASFCG; translated from the coding sequence GTGAATCAAGCCCAAAAGCTAAGCAAATCAAACCACTCAACAGATGCTCAGCAACCCAAACAACGTGTATTGTTTTTATGTACTGGCAACTCTGCGCGCTCGCAAATGGCTGAGGTAATTTTACGTGCCAAAGCGGGTGATACGTTTGACGTGTTTAGTGCAGGCACTCAGCCTGAGGGTATTGATGAGCGCACGCTAGCAACACTCGCGAAATTTGGGCTAGGCACACAAGGCTTGCGCTCAAAGTCATTGTCAGAGATTGCAGCCCTTGAATTTGACTATGTCATTACCTTGTGTGATCAAGCAATGCAGGAATGTCGCTCGTTTGAAACCAAAGGGGAGCAAATTGCTTGGGATTTTCCTGATCCAAAAGCGCGGCTTGGGGTTGAGCCATTTACCACCACCTTCACTGAAATTAACAACCGCATTGAGATGTTTTTGGTACTTAACGACCAATCCTCTACTACTCGTGAGCCGAAAAACGCTGCGCCTGTAGCACTTGAACCCATTAGCTTTTACAAATGTTTAACCGATGATATTCGATTAAAAACCTTGTTGTTGACTAACTACTTTGGCGAAATTTGTGTTTGTGAATTAATGGAAGCGTTGGACGAGGAAAGTCAGCCAAAAGTATCACGCAATTTAGCGGTTTTAAAAAAAGCGGGTGTGCTCACCGCGCGTAAAAATGGCCAGTGGGTGTTTTATCGCATCAACCCAGACATACCGCTGTGGGCTAAGCAAGTGATCAGCCAAACCTTGGAGCATAATGTGGACTTGATCAGACCAGATTTAACCCGTTTAACAACCATGGAAAATCGCCCCGATAAAGCCAGCTTTTGCGGTTAG
- a CDS encoding LysR family transcriptional regulator, with product MINLIWLKTFCTLAEIGHFTQTAEQLFMTQSGVSQHIKKLEQSLNTALLIRAGKRFYLTQHGEQLYQQGLQLLSDASALSTNFSEDSQYQGQVSLMSPGSLGLKLYPYLLSIQQTYPELSIDYQFSSNRGIEQALSEHQLDIGLMTALPVNGEIIAQPLTQEPIVLVTPSHIEHPNWQTLQTLGFIDHPDAHHHAQLLLPSNYAQFEHLSQFKVHGKSNQISLILTPVALGLGFTVLPLHAASAFTEQSKIRIHHLAKGVSEPVYVCHHRRAQQPRRVNYIKQRIDGYLNNKLGD from the coding sequence ATGATTAATTTAATCTGGTTGAAAACCTTCTGCACCCTTGCCGAAATTGGGCATTTTACGCAAACTGCTGAACAGCTGTTTATGACGCAATCTGGGGTTAGTCAACACATTAAAAAACTTGAGCAGTCGCTAAATACCGCCTTGCTCATTCGCGCGGGAAAACGTTTTTATTTAACTCAGCACGGTGAGCAGCTTTATCAGCAAGGATTACAGCTGCTCAGTGATGCCAGTGCTTTGTCGACAAATTTTAGCGAAGACAGCCAATATCAAGGGCAAGTGTCTTTGATGTCGCCCGGTAGCTTGGGCTTAAAACTTTACCCTTACCTGCTCTCGATTCAGCAAACCTACCCTGAATTAAGTATTGATTATCAATTTTCGTCAAACCGTGGCATCGAGCAAGCGCTTAGCGAGCACCAATTAGACATCGGCTTGATGACAGCCTTGCCTGTCAACGGTGAGATTATTGCCCAGCCACTCACCCAAGAGCCAATTGTGCTGGTTACGCCTAGCCATATTGAGCACCCAAACTGGCAGACACTGCAAACACTAGGCTTTATCGACCATCCTGATGCGCACCACCACGCGCAATTGTTATTACCATCAAACTATGCGCAATTTGAACACCTTAGCCAATTCAAGGTGCATGGTAAATCCAATCAAATTAGCTTAATTTTAACGCCTGTGGCTTTGGGGTTGGGGTTTACGGTACTGCCACTGCACGCGGCGTCTGCATTTACTGAGCAAAGCAAAATTCGCATTCATCACCTCGCCAAGGGTGTTTCCGAGCCAGTTTATGTGTGCCATCATCGACGCGCCCAACAACCGCGAAGAGTGAATTACATTAAACAGCGAATTGATGGCTACCTAAACAATAAACTAGGTGACTAG
- a CDS encoding lactoylglutathione lyase family protein, protein MTQAYPRTFSHIGISVPDVEAAVKFYTEVLGWYLIMEPTEIVEDDSPIGEMCTDVFGANWQKFRIAHMATGDRIGVELFEFVNHEAPDNNFEYWKTGVFHFCVQDPNLEELVEKIVAAGGKKRMAEPRYYYPGEKPYRMIYMEDPFGNILEIYSHSYELTYSAGAY, encoded by the coding sequence ATGACCCAAGCCTACCCAAGAACGTTTTCTCACATTGGCATTTCGGTGCCCGATGTTGAAGCCGCCGTTAAATTTTATACCGAGGTACTCGGTTGGTACTTAATTATGGAGCCAACAGAAATTGTTGAAGACGATAGCCCGATTGGTGAAATGTGTACTGATGTGTTTGGTGCCAACTGGCAGAAGTTCCGCATTGCCCATATGGCAACCGGCGATCGCATTGGAGTTGAATTATTCGAGTTCGTTAACCATGAAGCCCCTGATAATAACTTTGAGTACTGGAAAACCGGTGTTTTCCACTTCTGCGTGCAAGACCCTAACCTTGAAGAGCTGGTCGAGAAAATTGTTGCCGCTGGTGGTAAAAAGCGTATGGCTGAGCCACGTTATTATTACCCGGGTGAAAAGCCGTATCGTATGATTTACATGGAAGACCCGTTTGGCAATATTTTAGAAATTTACAGCCATAGTTATGAGTTAACCTATTCAGCAGGTGCTTATTAA
- a CDS encoding rhodanese-like domain-containing protein: protein MTNPVTQVPAASSEQALAHFEAMFSVETDCWDTHFALQQAAPEFVLLDVRNEALFRQGHIKGAIHLPHGKIVESKLQQWPADTLFVVYCAGPHCNGAAKAAVRLAKLGRPVKLMAGGITGWLDEGFTLESW from the coding sequence ATGACCAATCCCGTCACCCAAGTACCTGCCGCGAGCAGTGAGCAAGCATTGGCGCATTTTGAAGCCATGTTCAGCGTTGAAACCGACTGCTGGGATACCCATTTCGCCCTGCAACAAGCAGCGCCTGAGTTTGTGCTACTGGATGTGCGCAATGAAGCGTTATTTCGCCAAGGTCATATCAAAGGCGCCATACATTTGCCGCATGGCAAAATTGTCGAGAGTAAACTGCAGCAATGGCCAGCTGATACCTTGTTTGTGGTTTACTGTGCAGGCCCCCATTGCAATGGCGCGGCAAAAGCTGCGGTTAGGCTGGCTAAATTAGGTCGACCGGTAAAATTAATGGCGGGGGGCATTACCGGCTGGCTAGATGAAGGCTTTACCCTTGAGTCTTGGTAG
- the ftrA gene encoding transcriptional regulator FtrA has translation MSDELSNHQSHLLGNQQKRVAALVYDGLCVFEFGCVAEVFGLARPELGEQWLTKGYRFDTLSIDGTAVITQYHAQIQPTLAATELTQLDTLIIPGWCGVDQPVPNALIAMIQQAHQAGVRLVSICSGVFVLAAAGVLNGKTATTHWRYASQLQQQYPDIQVNTDVLYVDNGSVLTSAGSAAGLDLCLHLVRKDYGQQVVNTIARRLVIPPIREGSQAQFIEQPIPCNERNRMTPLLTYLQATISKPHSNAELAKFMHMSERSLLRHFKAATGTTPAEWLIEQRLQCAKSLLEQSSLPLELVAEQSGLGTAMTLRHHFRHRLNISPTAYRRHFSNQLNKTMTEQK, from the coding sequence ATGAGTGACGAACTAAGTAACCATCAGAGCCACCTGCTGGGCAATCAGCAAAAACGCGTTGCCGCTTTGGTATACGACGGCTTGTGTGTATTTGAATTTGGTTGTGTTGCTGAAGTCTTCGGTTTAGCGCGCCCTGAATTAGGTGAGCAGTGGTTAACAAAAGGCTATCGCTTTGATACCTTGTCGATAGACGGTACAGCTGTTATCACGCAATATCATGCGCAAATTCAACCAACATTAGCGGCCACTGAGCTAACGCAACTCGATACCCTGATTATTCCCGGCTGGTGCGGGGTAGATCAACCCGTGCCCAATGCCTTGATTGCCATGATTCAACAAGCACATCAAGCAGGTGTTCGCTTAGTATCAATATGCTCAGGCGTGTTTGTACTCGCTGCCGCTGGCGTACTCAATGGCAAAACGGCGACTACCCACTGGCGCTATGCGAGCCAGTTACAACAGCAGTACCCTGATATTCAGGTGAATACTGATGTGCTCTATGTTGACAATGGCTCAGTGTTAACGTCTGCGGGCAGCGCCGCTGGTTTAGACTTATGTCTGCATTTGGTGAGAAAAGATTACGGACAGCAAGTAGTGAATACCATTGCCAGACGTTTAGTGATCCCGCCAATCCGAGAGGGGAGTCAGGCACAATTTATTGAACAGCCAATCCCCTGCAATGAGCGCAACCGGATGACACCGTTATTAACCTATCTACAGGCAACTATCAGTAAACCTCATAGTAACGCTGAGCTTGCCAAGTTTATGCATATGAGTGAGCGCAGCTTATTGCGACACTTTAAAGCCGCGACTGGCACAACACCAGCAGAGTGGTTGATTGAACAGCGCCTGCAATGTGCCAAAAGTCTGCTCGAGCAAAGCAGTTTGCCATTAGAACTTGTGGCTGAGCAAAGTGGCTTAGGGACAGCGATGACACTGCGCCATCATTTTCGCCACCGATTAAACATCTCGCCGACGGCTTATCGCAGGCATTTTAGCAATCAGCTAAATAAAACAATGACTGAGCAGAAATAA
- a CDS encoding S41 family peptidase: MKLNNFDTGGAAKQAIDNAMQAVHNSCALILDFTELDGGDINTAEHLLSYFFPSEQSFGRLANDNASDYLALMSQPTLESERVKADMPVVLLTSPFMQASGEFFAYQLKQRPQTTLIGRATMGVSTWLESFNLPLGLQIDMPVAHYQDPNGNNWQHIGVTPDIDIALEASLTEAKRMTAQWCVKINSW, encoded by the coding sequence CTGAAACTGAATAACTTTGATACGGGAGGTGCGGCAAAACAAGCCATAGATAATGCCATGCAAGCCGTGCATAACAGCTGCGCATTAATTTTAGATTTTACTGAACTAGATGGCGGTGATATCAACACCGCTGAACATCTGTTGAGCTACTTCTTCCCCTCTGAGCAAAGCTTTGGTCGCTTAGCGAATGACAATGCCAGTGATTATTTAGCCTTAATGAGCCAGCCAACACTTGAGAGTGAGCGCGTAAAGGCAGATATGCCCGTGGTATTGCTGACATCTCCGTTTATGCAGGCCAGTGGCGAATTTTTTGCCTATCAACTAAAACAACGACCACAAACGACACTGATTGGCCGCGCTACTATGGGCGTTAGTACTTGGCTGGAAAGTTTTAATTTACCTTTGGGACTGCAAATTGACATGCCAGTCGCGCACTATCAAGATCCTAACGGTAATAATTGGCAGCATATTGGGGTAACGCCCGATATAGACATTGCACTAGAAGCTAGCTTAACGGAGGCAAAGCGAATGACCGCACAGTGGTGTGTAAAAATTAACAGTTGGTAA
- a CDS encoding LysE family translocator, which translates to MTEIIAVVLITFLAVISPGADFALVTRNSYLYGRKAGLLTALGIGLGVQVHVFYTMIGIGFVIATQPGLFLLLKILGAGYLIYIGYLTFTSKPVEAGGLTKSASTLSVWKSLQSGFFTNALNPKTTLFVVSTYSQIVSPSTPMMQQYAYGVFMTVAHWFWFALVGLFFSNNRLRQKMLGHQQQVNRAIGCVLAPLGGLLVFSSTGH; encoded by the coding sequence ATGACGGAAATTATTGCAGTGGTGCTAATTACTTTTCTTGCGGTTATCAGCCCGGGAGCCGACTTTGCGCTGGTCACTCGCAACAGTTACTTATATGGTCGAAAAGCGGGACTCTTAACTGCCTTGGGGATTGGTCTAGGGGTACAAGTTCATGTTTTTTATACCATGATTGGCATTGGTTTTGTCATTGCGACCCAGCCGGGTTTATTTCTTTTGTTGAAAATACTAGGTGCTGGCTACTTGATTTACATCGGTTACTTAACATTTACCAGCAAGCCGGTAGAGGCTGGAGGATTAACAAAAAGTGCTTCGACGCTCAGCGTTTGGAAATCTTTGCAGTCGGGCTTTTTTACCAACGCGTTGAACCCTAAAACCACCTTGTTTGTTGTGAGTACTTACTCGCAAATTGTCAGCCCAAGCACACCTATGATGCAACAATATGCCTATGGTGTGTTTATGACGGTGGCTCATTGGTTTTGGTTTGCACTGGTTGGTTTGTTTTTTTCTAACAACAGGCTAAGACAAAAAATGTTGGGACACCAACAACAAGTCAACCGAGCGATTGGTTGTGTATTGGCACCACTGGGCGGTTTACTTGTGTTTTCTTCTACAGGTCATTAA
- a CDS encoding RluA family pseudouridine synthase: MSVKPSYFIPFQSSLGTIAPPKKFTYPFCYQPHQLAILAAQQLQTALSDTQPLASEQAGKMYGVLVVRNHADQLGFLAAFSGKESREESVNASANASRPSINFVPPVFDAERQDEFFVGKQREVNEISAEIATLSATKVVKMLQLTADSEQATADWQISQLQQQHRDNRQHRKQQRQQLETQLTQGKLSPAQAKQASIELSRQSVTDKKALAALKAYWQQRIECANSTLQVKLDKIAALKKARRKLSNMLQKRLFKQYKMLNSKGEYADLISLFADTKSPTPPAGSGDCAAPKLLQYAFEHQLTPVCMAEFWWGQQPNSEIRKHGHYYPACQGKCQPILNFMLQGVALDDNPLLINPGAEKPLPIVYQDEHLVVVNKPAGLLSVPGITISDSVATRIKAQFPNASGGLILHRLDMATSGLLVLALNERAHKHLQKQFINKVIEKQYVALLAGKPLDANQEANQENMSGEIHLPLILDIDDRPRQKVCFNDGKRAETRWQVLGYEQNGNSTRTRVQLTPVTGRTHQLRVHCAHPDGLNVPIVGDELYGTSDKRLHLHAQHLSFLHPISQQRLYFEAAPDF; encoded by the coding sequence TTGTCTGTTAAGCCTAGCTACTTTATTCCGTTTCAATCTTCGCTCGGTACGATAGCGCCACCGAAAAAGTTCACTTACCCATTTTGCTATCAACCGCATCAACTAGCGATATTAGCAGCCCAGCAACTGCAAACTGCACTCAGCGACACTCAGCCACTTGCTAGTGAACAAGCAGGTAAAATGTATGGGGTATTGGTGGTCAGAAATCACGCCGATCAGCTAGGTTTTCTGGCGGCTTTTTCTGGTAAAGAGTCACGCGAAGAATCTGTTAACGCCTCAGCAAATGCGAGCCGACCATCAATCAACTTTGTGCCGCCGGTCTTTGATGCCGAGCGCCAAGATGAATTCTTTGTGGGTAAGCAGCGCGAAGTGAATGAAATAAGTGCTGAAATCGCGACGCTTTCCGCCACCAAAGTGGTGAAGATGTTGCAACTCACCGCAGATTCAGAGCAAGCCACAGCAGATTGGCAAATTAGCCAATTACAGCAACAACACAGAGATAATCGCCAGCACCGTAAACAACAGCGCCAGCAACTGGAAACGCAGCTGACGCAAGGCAAATTATCGCCAGCGCAAGCAAAACAAGCGAGCATTGAGCTTTCGCGCCAAAGTGTGACAGATAAAAAAGCACTGGCTGCGCTAAAAGCCTATTGGCAACAACGCATTGAATGCGCCAATTCCACCTTACAGGTGAAACTAGACAAAATTGCCGCCCTTAAAAAAGCCCGGCGCAAGCTGTCAAACATGTTGCAAAAGCGGCTATTTAAGCAATACAAAATGCTCAATAGTAAAGGGGAATATGCTGATCTCATCAGCTTATTTGCCGACACTAAGTCACCAACACCACCCGCTGGCAGCGGTGATTGCGCCGCGCCGAAATTGCTGCAATATGCCTTTGAACATCAGCTAACGCCCGTGTGTATGGCAGAATTTTGGTGGGGCCAACAACCTAACTCAGAAATTCGCAAACACGGCCATTACTACCCTGCTTGCCAAGGAAAGTGCCAACCTATTCTCAATTTTATGCTGCAAGGCGTTGCACTCGATGACAACCCTTTACTGATCAACCCCGGTGCCGAAAAGCCTTTGCCCATTGTCTATCAAGACGAACATTTGGTCGTGGTTAACAAGCCCGCTGGTTTGCTTTCCGTACCAGGTATCACGATTAGCGACTCTGTCGCAACTCGTATTAAGGCGCAATTTCCCAATGCCAGTGGAGGGCTGATATTGCATCGCCTCGATATGGCGACCTCGGGGTTATTGGTCTTAGCACTCAATGAAAGAGCCCATAAACACCTGCAAAAACAATTTATCAATAAAGTGATTGAAAAGCAGTACGTGGCGCTTTTAGCGGGAAAACCATTAGACGCCAATCAAGAAGCTAATCAAGAAAATATGAGCGGTGAGATTCATCTGCCGTTAATATTAGATATTGACGACAGACCGCGTCAAAAAGTGTGTTTCAACGACGGAAAACGGGCAGAAACGCGCTGGCAGGTGCTCGGGTATGAGCAGAATGGCAACAGCACACGAACGCGTGTTCAACTCACTCCGGTAACTGGTCGCACCCACCAACTGCGCGTTCACTGCGCCCATCCAGACGGCCTGAACGTGCCGATTGTTGGCGACGAACTTTACGGCACCAGCGATAAACGCCTACACCTTCACGCCCAGCATTTGAGCTTTTTACATCCGATTTCTCAACAACGATTATACTTTGAGGCGGCTCCTGATTTTTAA
- a CDS encoding SDR family NAD(P)-dependent oxidoreductase has translation MQQTPENAINDAMKGKTVLITGASAGVGAEAARVFAAQGANLVLIARGQQALDDITQELSAQVKVMSQTLDVNDLSQFEPLLESVMQTFGRIDVLVNNAGYHQRGDAIGIAPEDIAQMVDVNLRAPLVFSRQVIPYMKANGGGAIVNVGSLAGRMPLQGGAAYGATKAGLRSFTYALGDELKPFNIHVGVVSPGPIDTGFIMSNIDQVEDIVFSQEMSSARQVADAVLTVAQGQEREVCLPASGGLLTTLSYLLPWLRAKLRPAMYRKGARLKAKYKARNLALKQAEK, from the coding sequence ATGCAACAGACACCAGAAAACGCAATAAACGACGCCATGAAAGGCAAAACCGTATTGATCACTGGTGCCTCAGCGGGCGTTGGCGCTGAGGCCGCACGCGTGTTTGCGGCACAAGGTGCGAACTTAGTATTAATTGCACGAGGCCAGCAAGCCTTGGATGACATCACACAAGAGTTAAGTGCGCAGGTTAAGGTGATGAGTCAAACCCTAGATGTTAATGATCTGAGCCAATTTGAACCCTTGTTAGAAAGTGTGATGCAAACGTTTGGTCGTATCGACGTATTGGTCAATAACGCGGGTTATCACCAACGTGGCGATGCCATTGGTATTGCGCCGGAAGATATTGCACAGATGGTCGATGTGAATTTACGTGCACCGCTGGTATTTTCAAGGCAAGTGATCCCGTATATGAAAGCCAATGGCGGCGGGGCGATTGTTAATGTAGGCTCACTTGCTGGCCGCATGCCACTGCAAGGTGGCGCCGCTTATGGCGCGACCAAAGCGGGTTTACGCTCATTTACTTATGCACTGGGTGACGAATTAAAGCCGTTTAATATTCATGTTGGTGTGGTGTCGCCGGGGCCGATTGATACGGGCTTTATTATGTCGAATATTGATCAAGTGGAAGACATTGTTTTTTCACAGGAAATGAGCAGTGCCCGACAAGTCGCAGATGCGGTACTGACGGTGGCACAAGGTCAAGAGCGTGAAGTCTGTTTACCAGCAAGTGGCGGCTTACTGACCACACTCTCGTATTTATTGCCATGGCTCAGAGCTAAACTTCGCCCTGCTATGTATCGCAAAGGCGCCCGTTTAAAAGCTAAATACAAGGCGCGGAATTTAGCGCTAAAACAAGCTGAGAAGTAA